The genomic DNA AATGGCTGAGCATCCATGTTTTATCTAGAATCATCTCACATACACGCAGTAAAATATCGATGTAAGCTGGTACCAGGGTGTGTACGTCGCAGCTTGAAGTGATCGGGTCCTGAAGGGTTCTGACTTTCGTGCGCAGCGAATATAGCCAACATAACGGAATGAGCAGCCTCATAAACCTCGCGGTTATGCGCATCAGATAAATGTCTGGTTAAGTGCGTCAATAACAACCAGGTCATAGACAAAGCTTGTGTACCTTTGAACCATTGGTAGAATAATATCCACAATCGTTTGCTCCGGCAGCTGACTTATAACATGCTCGGTACAAACCAAGAAGTACACGATACGACCTTGTACGATGGGATGGTCTACTGCGAGGGAAGACTCCATACCTGCGAAACAACTTGTCCACTAGGGGCCTCAAAGCTAATGGCCAGCCGTTGACTTACTAGATAACTCGATGGAGAGATTGGCTACCAGTTCGACGCAGGACCGATCTCCCGTAGTGTCTTTATCATCGTAGTTGAAGGCCAACACATCCAAAGCCCCAAAAAACGCCCGCTTCATCTCCGAGAATCCCCCACCTTCAGCAGTTAATGCACCGAATTTTGTAGACACAAAAGATAGCCTGCAAAGAGCCATTAAAATTCCTCTGGCAAGTAATTTCCCCTCTCGAGAAACCACATCCGAGTAATATATGATCGTATCGAGTACCGACTGGGAGATGAGAACCGTCGTAAACAGTATGGTCTTGAGCATATGCCAAACAAGCGCAGTCACACGCTGTGTTTCGGGCGCTACCTTTGAATCAATGTTTGTCGCAGTCTACTCTACCCCACTACGTACCAATTTCAACATCCTCTTTTACTTGGCCAAGCAAGCACCTGGACCAAGATGCTTCTAGATTCAAGCTGGCCTGGCCGAAACCATGACGAGGCTATTCAAAATTGGGTACAGCCGAGGTTGCCAAAAGTTGGACTGTGATATGCACACGCAGAGATGACCGATCAATTTGGCAACCGATCCTAGATGGATATATTGACGATTTATGCAGAGCTTCAATGTAGCTTGGGAACCTAGCACCGCGCTGCGGGGCAGCATTGAAATACAAAATTTTATTGGTAACAGGCAAACTTACCTTGAATTCCAAGTGTTCCGAGTTCAGCTTGACCAGTTCCGGCTCCAACAACCTAAAACAAAACCCGTTCTGAAACAAGTTCAACACACTACCAGCGCAAACGCAAGTCAATTTCTAGGATGCACTCAGTACACATCAAACCGCACTCCCCGAGCAAAATACGAACTTAGAAAGGTCCAGCGCGGTTAGTTGATCATTATACCAGAGGCAAGACGGCCGCACACAGTCCACGACGATGTCCAAATGCGCTTCGGCCCCACGTATCCGCAGAGCAAGGTCAGAATCCCACGTGGGCATAGGATCGGACTCGGAAGGAGCGTAGAGGTCTAGGCATTCGGCGACGCTGACGACTAGCTCCGCATGAGAGCGTGAGATGATATGTCGAGACAACGTTGCGTCCTGCTTCTCGAGATCTTTCAAACCGAGCACTAGGCCGCTCAAGAATGCCAGACGGGGCAATGCGAAATCCTTGGATTCGGTTCGTCGATGAGATCCAGAGATAGCCAGGTCCAGCCATTCAGATAGTGCAAGTGATACTCGTTTTCGGCCAAGTGGGGGGAGAATAGAAGTTAAGCTTGGGTCGTCTTGTAGTGTTTTGAATTTGGTAACTACGGCCTGGTGAACGGCCTGCCGTATACCAATTGCCGAACGCTGAGCTTTCTCAAAGGACGTTGAGCGAGGTATGGGGCCCCATAGTGCATTCGAGTTGAGGGAAAGGGTCACAAACGAGCGAACGTATGGGTGAGGCAATGTAGTCAAGTAATATGCGACTCCGCCCAGTAGTTGGTCGTGAGAAATAGACTGGTTGTTGGATAAATCTTTCCCAATTACTGTGAGAAATGCACTATATGCCTGGACTTGAAAGCTGGTCGCCATAATCAATGGGTCCAAACTCTCACCAAATGTAGTGAACCGGAAAGAGAGTCGTGGGTGGAAATCATCATGTGATTTATGCACAGGGCAAAACCTTTACCGGAACAAGCGCCAGAGTCGGGCACACCTCGTAAGATAAATATACATTTCTATTTTTTCTAATCAACCTCgagtcaaaaaaaaaaaagtcctTCATTAGTTAAAATACAGGTGCATCACGCAAGAATAGTTTCCCCTCTTCTTTCTTGACCCACCGAGCAATCGCATTAGCCGCGCCCACGATGGCGTTCTTGGGCATAGTGGGTTCGACTGCTAGGTACAACTCGAACGGTTGAGTGATCTATTATAAACGTGGGTCAGAGATTCGTCAACTTAGGGGGAGCGCAAGGTGATGCTCACCCATCCCATCACGCATTCAGTATCCGTTCGAATAAGCTGTAACTTGGCAGGCCCTTCAACTTGACCAGATTTGGCGTGCAAGGCATCGTGAATGGTTTGATACAACGTTATAAGTCTAAGTATTACGAATTGAGCCGATGTAGGAAACAAGAACAGACACAGACACACCGAGGCTGATTGATCGACTCGTCCCAGATAGGATGGGTGACCTGGACCAGTGTTCGACTCTTGTACAAAAAGTGCAACAGGCCATTGATTCCCAACTCGGAAACGGGGTATGGCGACGCACGAGCGGCTTGTAGAAGCAGGCTAGGAGCATTGGCCTTGGATAATGCCTGAAATGATATGATATGATATATGGATAAGCTCTAGGGCTTAATGTGGTCAAGCAAGACCAACTCACCGTTTCAGCCCCGCTAGCTAAATTTCTAATCTTTTCAAACCCATCACGATCGGGGGTAACGAACGCAAGTCCAATCGGAGCCTCATCGGCTACGTCTTGCGTATCTTGACCTACGTCCAGGAAGCTCACATAACAATACAGAAATCCTTGGGGGTTAAACTTGGGCAAGCAGATGGGGAGCCAGGACGCCGAAGCAGATGAGCGCAATGCGGGTGCGGATAGCGTGTTTAGCAAAAGATGGAGGTCTGGGACCAATCACATCAATCACACAGGATTATAGCTGGGCTGTGAAAAGGAACGCACCAGAGGGATGAATAGAGTGCTTTCTGGGCCGGACAAGGGTAATAACCTTATCTCCCGAAAACAGAATGACATACAGCACGTCCTAGTTCAAGATTAGATCCGCGGTGTTTAAAACGAGGACGATGGGGTTTACCTTGGTGTCTTTGCTTGGAAGAACAAGTTCTGCGACCCGAAGCCTTATTACAGGATCGATCCTCATGGTATGCAACGATGCGAGTGTAATAGACATATCGGTAC from Rhizoctonia solani chromosome 16, complete sequence includes the following:
- a CDS encoding trafficking protein MON1, which encodes MDSDQGTRTPTRSRAPSRSRAPTPSPAAQHVPRVGSPTSSTHELTVHRESGGSGDVVATVLPSEDHTPLEDERVAPVQLTEDVTLALRTQLRKTLNRMGSVPPTPTASADATKSPFSEGAELGEDKISPGDIPLSPDAVVQTLEVAEPQADQYPPREYFILTHAGKPVFASRLSPSPPHPKPTHSRSGSSSLSGTSNPPSIHASIQSANSSSSIPTVGSPATLPHLPGSGTATPIPGPIFLPPSSAPEVAPVQPAPVESREEDVSSAMGLLQALISVFADDGDRIRCINAGRTRITFVLRAPLYYACVSSWGEPESVARLHLDYLHLQILTALTGTQLQRIFERRGNFDLRRLLMVRRTDPLIHALTTRLGTDMSITLASLHTMRIDPVIRLRVAELVLPSKDTKDVLYVILFSGDKVITLVRPRKHSIHPSDLHLLLNTLSAPALRSSASASWLPICLPKFNPQGFLYCYVSFLDVGQDTQDVADEAPIGLAFVTPDRDGFEKIRNLASGAETALSKANAPSLLLQAARASPYPVSELGINGLLHFLYKSRTLVQVTHPIWDESINQPRLITLYQTIHDALHAKSGQVEGPAKLQLIRTDTECVMGWITQPFELYLAVEPTMPKNAIVGAANAIARFQVQAYSAFLTVIGKDLSNNQSISHDQLLGGVAYYLTTLPHPYVRSFVTLSLNSNALWGPIPRSTSFEKAQRSAIGIRQAVHQAVVTKFKTLQDDPSLTSILPPLGRKRVSLALSEWLDLAISGSHRRTESKDFALPRLAFLSGLVLGLKDLEKQDATLSRHIISRSHAELVVSVAECLDLYAPSESDPMPTWDSDLALRIRGAEAHLDIVVDCVRPSCLWYNDQLTALDLSNVLNLFQNGFCFRLLEPELVKLNSEHLEFKPRHGFGQASLNLEASWSRCLLGQVKEDVEIAPETQRVTALVWHMLKTILFTTVLISQSVLDTIIYYSDVVSREGKLLARGILMALCRLSFVSTKFGALTAEGGGFSEMKRAFFGALDVLAFNYDDKDTTGDRSCVELVANLSIELSSMESSLAVDHPIVQGRIVYFLVCTEHVISQLPEQTIVDIILPMVQRHLSDAHNREVYEAAHSVMLAIFAAHESQNPSGPDHFKLRRTHPAIDEQNSEEDRLSTDQLRLAFQALVRSASFHEPELGWFCIEQIVGAIKQLTGKGPEKQDQILRLQLALVSAVPSISPSKLLPILDIVYDQIRSSSASRSTLSEAAYHEIVERLGDREKDIALRWWMGVKSAIEAC